Proteins encoded by one window of Myxococcus guangdongensis:
- a CDS encoding glutaminase: protein MTDDFQAILDEVMTAVLPVVGQGRVANYIPALAAVDPSRFGMALATLDGQVFGVGDWRTPFSVQSISKVFALALTLARDGDALWRRVGKEPSGNPFNSLVQLEYEQGVPRNPFINAGALVVTDRLLSLTGDSRGLLREFLREESGNALVDFDPVVAASEAEHGHRNSALAHFMASYGNIENPVPRVLEHYFWQCSLRMNCADLARACGFLARHGQGASGRRLLTRSQAKQVNAVMLTCGTYDAAGEFAYRVGLPCKSGVGGGIIAVIPNRCGLCVWSPGLDAHGNSVAGVEALDRFTTLTGLSVF, encoded by the coding sequence GTGACGGACGACTTCCAGGCGATTCTCGACGAGGTGATGACGGCTGTCCTGCCGGTGGTGGGGCAGGGCCGTGTGGCCAACTACATCCCCGCGCTGGCCGCCGTGGACCCGTCTCGGTTCGGCATGGCGTTGGCCACGCTCGATGGTCAGGTCTTCGGCGTGGGGGATTGGCGCACGCCCTTCTCGGTGCAGAGCATCTCGAAGGTCTTCGCGTTGGCGCTGACGCTCGCGAGAGACGGGGATGCGCTGTGGCGCAGGGTGGGGAAGGAGCCCTCGGGCAATCCGTTCAACTCCCTGGTGCAACTCGAGTACGAGCAGGGTGTGCCTCGCAATCCGTTCATCAACGCGGGGGCCCTGGTCGTCACGGACCGGCTGCTCAGCCTCACCGGGGACTCACGCGGGCTGCTGCGGGAGTTCCTGCGCGAGGAGAGCGGGAATGCCTTGGTGGACTTCGACCCGGTCGTCGCCGCGTCGGAGGCCGAGCATGGCCATCGCAACTCCGCGCTGGCGCACTTCATGGCGAGCTACGGGAACATCGAGAACCCGGTGCCCCGCGTGCTCGAGCATTACTTCTGGCAGTGCTCGCTGCGCATGAACTGCGCGGACCTGGCGCGTGCTTGTGGATTCCTGGCGCGACATGGGCAGGGCGCCTCGGGGAGGCGACTGCTCACGCGCAGTCAGGCCAAGCAGGTCAACGCGGTGATGCTCACCTGCGGCACCTATGACGCCGCGGGCGAGTTCGCCTATCGCGTGGGTCTACCGTGCAAGAGTGGTGTCGGTGGCGGCATCATCGCCGTCATCCCGAATCGCTGTGGTTTGTGTGTGTGGAGCCCGGGGCTGGATGCCCACGGGAACTCCGTCGCGGGCGTGGAAGCCCTGGATCGATTCACGACGCTCACGGGCCTCTCGGTGTTCTGA
- a CDS encoding 2OG-Fe(II) oxygenase codes for MSARALRARPMRGPGSVETRLAALDWTVLGAELDVRGCATLSGLLTEEACGALSALYAADAPFRSRVVMARHGFGRGEYKYFAYPLPDLVAGLRSSLYPGLASIANRWNEAMRIDVRYPETHAEYLQRCHAAEQLRPTPLLLQYGEGDYNCLHQDLYGDEVFPLQVAILLSEPGRDFTGGELVLTEQRPRMQSRAEVVPLRQGDGVIFPVHHRPVQGTRGVYRVNMRHGVSRIRSGHRHTVGIIFHDAH; via the coding sequence GTGAGTGCACGAGCCCTTCGTGCGCGGCCGATGCGCGGCCCGGGTTCAGTGGAGACGAGGCTGGCGGCGCTCGACTGGACGGTGCTCGGCGCGGAGCTGGATGTTCGCGGATGCGCCACGCTGAGCGGCCTGCTCACGGAGGAGGCGTGCGGCGCCTTGTCGGCGCTCTATGCCGCGGATGCACCGTTTCGCAGTCGAGTCGTCATGGCCCGCCACGGCTTCGGTCGGGGTGAGTACAAGTACTTCGCCTATCCGCTCCCGGACCTCGTGGCTGGGCTGCGGAGCTCGCTCTATCCCGGACTCGCATCCATCGCGAACCGGTGGAACGAGGCGATGCGCATCGACGTGCGCTACCCCGAGACCCACGCGGAATACCTCCAGCGGTGTCACGCGGCGGAACAACTCCGGCCGACACCGTTGCTGCTCCAGTACGGAGAAGGGGACTACAACTGCCTGCATCAGGACCTCTATGGCGACGAGGTCTTCCCTCTTCAGGTGGCCATCCTCCTGTCCGAACCGGGCCGTGACTTCACCGGCGGAGAGCTGGTGCTGACCGAGCAGCGTCCCCGGATGCAGTCTCGCGCGGAGGTCGTGCCGCTGCGTCAGGGGGATGGCGTCATCTTCCCGGTCCACCATCGCCCCGTGCAGGGCACTCGCGGCGTCTACCGCGTCAACATGCGTCACGGTGTGAGCCGCATCCGCTCCGGTCACCGGCACACGGTGGGAATCATCTTCCACGACGCGCACTGA
- a CDS encoding PQQ-dependent sugar dehydrogenase → MRSLLASLACTSLLTLAGTSHAQPAGKPADQGGNLAPGQAKGSQQTDPRQGPNPTGAPVEQAPPNVPEFKPAFPGQTRAPAVNTRTALQVTEVAAGFNKPWAIAFLPDKRMLVTEKPTGKLFIVTPEGKKSPAIAGLPKVDGRNQGGLLDVEVGPDYGTSGLIYWTYYEPRKGGNGLAVARAKLVDGPKPKVEGVKVIFRMEPTLESTLHAGGRLVFTPDGKLFVTLGERSIMEGRVQARDLKSDFGKIVRINPDGSIPKDNPFVGQKDARPEIWTLGHRNILSAALDSKGRLWEVEMGPRGGDELNLIERGKDYGWPTIGYGEEYSGEPIHKTTQGPGMEQPVYYWDPVISPSGMTIYSGELFPEWKGNFFIGGLSSTALVRLVLENDRVVGEERLLMDQKARIREVVQGPEGALYLLTDDSNGKLLKVTPR, encoded by the coding sequence ATGCGTTCCCTGTTGGCGTCCCTGGCTTGTACTTCCCTGCTGACCCTCGCGGGGACCTCGCACGCGCAGCCCGCGGGCAAACCCGCGGACCAGGGCGGCAACCTGGCCCCCGGGCAGGCGAAGGGCAGTCAGCAGACGGATCCTCGGCAGGGCCCCAACCCGACGGGCGCACCCGTCGAGCAGGCCCCGCCCAACGTCCCCGAGTTCAAGCCGGCCTTCCCCGGCCAGACGCGCGCGCCCGCCGTCAACACGCGCACCGCCCTGCAGGTCACCGAGGTGGCCGCCGGCTTCAACAAGCCCTGGGCCATCGCGTTCCTTCCAGACAAGCGGATGCTCGTCACGGAGAAGCCGACGGGGAAGCTCTTCATCGTCACGCCCGAGGGCAAGAAGTCGCCGGCCATCGCGGGCCTGCCCAAGGTGGATGGCCGCAACCAGGGCGGTCTGCTCGACGTCGAGGTGGGCCCCGACTACGGCACCAGTGGCCTCATCTACTGGACCTATTACGAGCCCCGGAAAGGCGGCAACGGCCTCGCGGTGGCGCGCGCGAAGCTGGTGGATGGACCCAAGCCCAAGGTCGAGGGCGTGAAGGTCATCTTCCGCATGGAGCCGACGCTCGAGTCCACGCTGCACGCGGGTGGCCGCCTCGTCTTCACGCCGGACGGCAAGCTGTTCGTCACGCTGGGCGAGCGCTCCATCATGGAGGGCCGCGTCCAGGCGCGTGACCTCAAGAGCGACTTCGGCAAGATTGTCCGCATCAACCCGGATGGCTCCATCCCGAAGGACAACCCCTTCGTGGGACAGAAGGACGCGCGGCCGGAGATCTGGACGTTGGGCCACCGCAACATCCTGTCGGCGGCGCTCGACAGCAAGGGACGCCTCTGGGAGGTGGAGATGGGGCCACGCGGTGGTGACGAGCTCAACCTCATCGAGCGCGGCAAGGACTACGGCTGGCCCACCATCGGCTACGGCGAGGAGTACTCCGGCGAGCCCATCCACAAGACGACCCAGGGCCCTGGCATGGAGCAGCCGGTGTACTACTGGGACCCGGTGATTTCGCCCTCGGGCATGACCATCTACTCCGGTGAGCTGTTCCCCGAGTGGAAGGGCAACTTCTTCATCGGTGGCTTGTCCAGCACGGCCCTCGTGCGACTGGTGCTCGAGAACGACCGCGTCGTCGGCGAGGAGCGCCTGTTGATGGACCAGAAGGCCCGCATCCGTGAAGTCGTCCAGGGGCCGGAGGGCGCGCTGTACCTGCTCACCGACGACTCGAACGGCAAGTTGCTGAAGGTGACGCCGCGCTGA
- a CDS encoding NAD-dependent epimerase/dehydratase family protein: MNLFITGATGFIGGTLAVDLKARGHAIRGLVRDEAKARKLAALGIEPVLGDLDNVAVLTAEARRADGVINAASSDHEKAIRALIEGVKGSGKPLLHTSGSSVIGDDVKGDALSPNVFDEDTPFIVEPEKRARHALDNSVLAAPGARGIVLCNTMIYGTGKGLSRDSVQIPPLVAQARKSGVVRVVGKGVNRWSNVHIDDVSALYALALEKAPAGAFYFVENGEASYAEIGEAIAARLKLGPVQSWSVEEASREWGEGHARYSFGSNSRVRGKRARRELGWAPRHDSVTRWIREEMPLE, encoded by the coding sequence ATGAACCTCTTCATCACGGGCGCCACCGGCTTCATCGGCGGCACCTTGGCCGTAGACCTCAAGGCCCGGGGCCATGCGATTCGCGGACTGGTGCGCGATGAGGCCAAGGCCCGGAAGCTGGCGGCGCTCGGCATCGAGCCCGTCCTAGGGGACCTGGACAACGTCGCGGTGCTCACGGCGGAGGCCCGCCGCGCGGACGGTGTCATCAACGCCGCGAGCAGCGACCACGAGAAGGCCATCCGGGCCTTGATCGAAGGCGTGAAGGGCTCGGGCAAGCCGCTGCTGCATACCAGCGGCTCCAGCGTCATCGGTGACGACGTGAAGGGCGACGCACTGTCACCCAACGTGTTCGACGAGGACACGCCGTTCATCGTCGAGCCCGAGAAGCGGGCCCGGCATGCACTCGACAACAGCGTCCTGGCGGCGCCTGGGGCTCGCGGCATCGTGCTGTGCAACACGATGATCTACGGCACGGGGAAGGGGCTGAGCCGCGACAGCGTGCAGATTCCTCCACTGGTGGCACAGGCTCGCAAGAGCGGCGTGGTGCGCGTCGTCGGCAAGGGCGTCAACCGCTGGTCCAACGTCCACATCGACGACGTCTCGGCGCTCTACGCCCTGGCCTTGGAGAAGGCTCCGGCGGGGGCGTTCTACTTCGTGGAGAACGGTGAGGCGTCGTATGCGGAGATTGGCGAGGCCATCGCGGCGCGGCTGAAGCTGGGCCCGGTCCAGTCCTGGTCGGTGGAGGAGGCGTCGCGCGAGTGGGGCGAGGGCCATGCGCGCTACTCGTTCGGCTCCAACAGCCGGGTGCGCGGCAAGCGCGCTCGGCGTGAATTGGGCTGGGCGCCTCGGCACGACTCGGTGACCCGCTGGATTCGCGAGGAGATGCCGTTGGAGTGA
- a CDS encoding ion transporter produces the protein MYRSSEQSPVGGFRARLHTIIFEADTPAGKAFDVALMWAILFSVVAVMLESVTPVRERYGSALSIAEWAFTAIFATEYVLRLIAVRRPLDYARSFFGLVDLLAILPSFLSVLFPGAQTLLVVRVLRLLRVFRVLKLGHLLGQAEILMTALRASRGKITVFLGFVLTVVVIMGSVMYLVEGEAHGFDSIPRAMYWAVVTMTTVGFGDITPKTIPGQFIASVLMIMGYGILAVPTGIVSVELAAAARGPVDTQACPGCGNQGHDLDARFCKACGTALDWKAPKPPATP, from the coding sequence GTGTACAGGTCTTCCGAGCAGAGCCCCGTGGGCGGCTTCCGCGCCCGTCTCCACACCATCATCTTCGAGGCCGACACGCCGGCAGGGAAGGCGTTCGACGTGGCCCTGATGTGGGCCATCCTGTTCAGCGTCGTCGCCGTGATGCTGGAGAGCGTCACACCCGTGCGCGAGCGCTATGGCTCCGCGCTCTCCATCGCGGAGTGGGCGTTCACCGCCATCTTCGCCACGGAGTACGTGCTGCGGCTCATCGCCGTCCGCCGACCGCTGGACTACGCGCGCAGCTTCTTCGGCCTCGTGGACCTGCTGGCCATCCTGCCCTCGTTCCTGAGCGTGCTATTCCCGGGCGCGCAGACGCTGCTCGTGGTCCGCGTGCTGCGCCTGCTGCGCGTCTTCCGCGTGCTGAAGCTGGGGCACCTGCTGGGCCAGGCGGAGATCCTCATGACGGCGCTCCGTGCGAGCCGGGGGAAGATCACCGTCTTCCTCGGCTTCGTCCTGACCGTTGTCGTCATCATGGGCTCCGTCATGTACCTGGTCGAGGGCGAGGCCCATGGCTTCGACAGCATCCCGCGCGCCATGTACTGGGCCGTGGTGACGATGACGACGGTGGGCTTCGGTGACATCACGCCCAAGACGATTCCGGGACAGTTCATCGCGTCGGTGTTGATGATCATGGGCTACGGCATCCTCGCTGTACCCACGGGCATCGTCTCCGTGGAGCTGGCCGCCGCCGCGCGGGGGCCCGTGGACACCCAGGCGTGCCCCGGCTGCGGCAACCAGGGACACGACCTGGACGCGCGCTTCTGCAAGGCCTGTGGAACAGCGCTGGACTGGAAGGCGCCGAAGCCGCCGGCCACGCCCTGA
- a CDS encoding pentapeptide repeat-containing protein gives MSLTILAALPILKSILDLGIAARDAWKELGLGANEIKTLSELIGATKTIHTERASPKEIELGALHLALTTQCFGHALGQLQSNRIFHTVHIPLGAPSTTPLVAETQTILKNLNITHITPGTMPSGTVELELIEGLTGNQLANPYYLALWNATFTTTNNCPPPIEVKGFETLEFERNFLLAWEKALTSTPGTQLSNYLESLKRDYKPRLLQELLIIDMIDWENRHTFGGAKRGDARTNDPLPFMPLRDMYVEPLANSKSTPSSLAQPAISLILQTITHHKIAIIQADFGMGKSLTAKMLTQRLAKEYRTTTSPSITSPLPIHLRCVDDLSPQATLSHAISRARKRHADSLGYSLKTSEPALLSPHKKQRTLFLIDGLDEISLGERGLESLFNQIKDEATDDHKFVVFTRPAAITPNSTTLKGIPIIELLPWNNTQVEDWLSRWRKITPQETTPTQNDLKTQGLLELSRTPILLLLIAHTWVSDRKDVTSSKAELYERFFQSIARGKCESDQDNHPAIHQASISLKLQLIEKSLIPRDATEPDAMLWLMSRSAWEDARLKQADRQSFLDKFEISKIIRNELDIRSNTPDIIESIQMGLLLALQANLHSEQGGAMLFGHKSFREFLIARYWATCLKAIVRDTENRKPFERALLGARLLQLGDRSFDFLMEILNSAPSERWSPGQPFNLSEQDRAALFRWAEKTFHQEHLSSYDGQPLTVREDQSAWLREATLAIASHLKDTQGVTHRDELTLRSMYPWFFFEEELAIIRAPRARLPQARLSGIMTFYSLDLSYAELPSAHISDSSHFRASFIGTNLHQAHLGNSNFRSSNFSNANLSDSSLRNSQVPDAKFQNANMANADLHGVDADSADCSNALLADANMRNGSFRNACLRDADLRDANMRGVALFRADLEGATLYGADLRGANLGCANLFGADLRGANLNNANLTGTNLIGADVSGASFLHATYDDTTQWGSFSPIAIGAFDATTYPRKTRHAQLMNELQKRMLTTYNSALIGTTNFPWPSESLSSLANSMLLTNDLGGAIRLREDMLKAAQRAHDDTHHEVLNAFDELVTSLLRKNDLGRALELQQHVLTVCAEKLGPMDEKTLEAGRRFLRIHSVQGTLNTEIFEKTPSQQPPTTIDELKSHTETRSLVRAAKLYRTSSNLEITTQLIQLLKEATLKSLSAEQPPYSYTGFLARTLVEVGETTLALDLQQKIIEQIKRSSDSGHEGLIPSIIHTANTLTLLGKTNEALKMLEQALEFAEDSGEKASPIADILIRMRPLHATLGDTQSASDVQQRTLNILLKSYGPSHLDALIVCDDINTPPSSPEKITSELDQK, from the coding sequence ATGTCCCTCACTATTCTAGCAGCCCTCCCTATCCTCAAGAGCATTCTCGACCTAGGCATCGCGGCACGCGACGCTTGGAAGGAGCTTGGGCTCGGCGCCAACGAGATTAAAACACTTAGCGAACTAATTGGGGCCACTAAAACCATCCATACCGAAAGGGCGTCACCCAAAGAGATTGAACTCGGCGCACTACATCTTGCACTCACAACCCAATGCTTCGGGCACGCCCTTGGTCAACTGCAATCCAACCGCATCTTCCACACAGTCCACATCCCGCTTGGTGCCCCCTCGACCACGCCCCTCGTCGCAGAAACACAAACCATACTCAAAAACCTAAACATCACCCACATCACACCAGGAACAATGCCATCCGGCACCGTCGAACTCGAACTAATAGAGGGCCTAACGGGGAACCAGCTCGCAAATCCATACTATCTGGCGCTTTGGAATGCGACCTTTACTACAACCAACAATTGCCCACCCCCAATTGAAGTTAAGGGGTTCGAGACACTAGAATTCGAACGCAACTTCCTTCTGGCCTGGGAGAAAGCTCTAACATCCACTCCAGGGACACAACTCAGCAACTATCTGGAGAGCCTCAAACGAGACTACAAACCAAGACTCCTCCAGGAACTCCTAATCATCGACATGATTGACTGGGAAAACCGACACACATTCGGAGGAGCGAAACGCGGAGATGCCCGAACCAACGACCCTCTCCCATTCATGCCCTTGCGAGACATGTACGTCGAACCCCTTGCCAACAGCAAGTCGACACCAAGCTCCCTCGCCCAACCCGCAATCAGCCTGATTCTACAGACAATAACACACCACAAAATCGCAATCATTCAAGCCGACTTCGGAATGGGAAAATCTCTCACAGCAAAAATGCTCACCCAGCGATTAGCAAAAGAATACCGCACCACCACCTCGCCATCAATCACATCCCCACTGCCCATCCATCTTCGCTGCGTCGACGACCTCAGCCCTCAAGCCACCCTATCTCATGCAATCTCTCGCGCAAGGAAGCGTCATGCAGATTCACTGGGCTACTCCCTAAAGACTAGCGAACCCGCATTGCTCTCGCCTCACAAGAAACAAAGGACACTCTTCTTAATTGACGGCCTTGATGAAATCAGCCTAGGTGAGCGCGGACTGGAGTCCCTTTTCAATCAAATCAAAGATGAAGCGACAGACGACCACAAATTTGTCGTCTTCACTCGCCCCGCAGCCATCACTCCGAATTCAACCACCCTTAAGGGAATACCAATCATCGAACTACTCCCCTGGAACAACACGCAGGTCGAAGACTGGCTCTCTAGATGGCGAAAAATCACGCCCCAAGAAACCACCCCCACACAGAATGACCTCAAGACCCAAGGCCTTCTGGAACTCTCCAGAACCCCTATTTTGCTGCTCCTGATCGCCCACACCTGGGTTTCCGACAGAAAAGACGTTACGTCGAGCAAGGCTGAGCTCTACGAGCGTTTCTTCCAGAGCATTGCGCGCGGCAAGTGTGAATCCGACCAAGACAACCATCCTGCCATTCACCAAGCATCCATAAGTCTAAAACTCCAACTTATCGAGAAGTCTCTCATCCCCAGAGACGCAACTGAACCAGACGCAATGCTGTGGCTCATGAGCCGCTCTGCCTGGGAAGACGCTAGGCTCAAGCAAGCTGACCGGCAATCTTTTCTAGATAAATTTGAAATCTCAAAAATCATCCGCAACGAACTGGACATCAGAAGCAACACGCCAGACATTATTGAGTCCATACAAATGGGCCTCCTTCTTGCACTCCAGGCCAATCTACACTCCGAGCAAGGTGGGGCCATGTTGTTCGGCCACAAATCGTTCAGAGAATTTCTCATCGCTCGCTACTGGGCCACATGCCTGAAAGCCATTGTCCGGGACACGGAGAATCGCAAACCCTTCGAACGCGCACTCCTTGGAGCACGACTGCTTCAATTAGGAGATCGAAGCTTCGATTTTCTAATGGAGATTCTTAACTCAGCCCCGTCCGAGCGCTGGTCCCCTGGACAGCCATTTAATCTCAGCGAACAAGACAGGGCTGCCCTTTTCAGATGGGCGGAAAAGACATTCCACCAAGAGCATCTATCCTCATATGATGGACAGCCTCTCACGGTGCGCGAAGACCAAAGCGCATGGCTCCGCGAGGCAACTTTAGCGATCGCAAGCCACCTTAAGGACACCCAGGGAGTCACTCACAGAGACGAATTAACCTTGCGCAGCATGTATCCCTGGTTCTTTTTTGAAGAAGAGCTCGCAATCATACGCGCGCCCAGAGCAAGGCTTCCCCAGGCACGGCTATCCGGGATAATGACGTTTTATTCGCTCGATCTCAGTTACGCAGAACTCCCAAGCGCACACATCTCCGACTCAAGCCATTTTCGCGCATCATTTATCGGCACCAACCTTCATCAAGCACACCTGGGGAATTCAAACTTCCGCAGCTCCAATTTCAGCAATGCCAACCTAAGCGACTCTTCACTCAGAAACTCACAAGTCCCAGATGCGAAATTCCAGAACGCCAACATGGCAAACGCCGACCTGCATGGCGTTGACGCAGACTCTGCAGATTGCAGCAATGCGCTGCTTGCGGACGCCAATATGCGAAACGGAAGCTTTCGCAATGCCTGTCTACGAGATGCTGACTTAAGGGATGCAAACATGCGCGGAGTTGCTCTTTTCCGTGCCGACCTAGAGGGGGCAACATTATACGGGGCGGATTTGAGAGGAGCGAATCTCGGATGCGCCAACCTTTTCGGAGCAGATTTAAGAGGCGCCAATCTAAACAACGCTAATCTCACTGGCACCAATCTGATTGGCGCAGATGTTTCCGGGGCCTCGTTCTTACATGCGACCTACGACGACACGACTCAATGGGGGAGCTTTTCCCCAATCGCAATTGGCGCGTTCGACGCAACCACCTATCCACGGAAAACCCGACACGCGCAGCTAATGAATGAACTCCAAAAACGAATGCTCACCACCTACAACTCGGCCCTAATCGGAACCACAAACTTCCCATGGCCTTCAGAGTCACTATCATCTCTCGCCAACTCAATGCTCCTGACAAACGATCTGGGCGGGGCGATCCGACTCAGAGAGGACATGCTCAAGGCCGCACAACGAGCGCATGACGACACTCATCATGAAGTCCTCAATGCGTTCGACGAACTCGTAACTAGCCTGTTGCGCAAAAACGACCTTGGCCGAGCACTTGAACTTCAACAGCATGTCCTCACAGTTTGCGCAGAGAAACTTGGTCCAATGGACGAGAAAACACTGGAGGCTGGTCGTCGCTTTTTGCGAATTCACTCTGTACAAGGAACACTGAACACGGAAATATTTGAGAAAACTCCATCACAGCAACCACCAACCACTATCGACGAACTGAAGAGCCACACCGAAACTCGCTCGCTAGTGCGCGCAGCAAAACTCTACAGAACATCTTCCAACCTCGAGATAACAACTCAGCTCATCCAACTCCTAAAGGAAGCGACACTTAAGTCACTTAGCGCAGAGCAGCCACCATACTCCTACACCGGATTCCTGGCGCGAACTCTCGTGGAGGTAGGAGAGACGACGCTCGCACTTGACCTACAGCAGAAGATAATCGAGCAAATAAAGCGTTCTTCCGACTCAGGCCACGAAGGACTAATTCCATCCATCATCCATACAGCAAACACGCTTACCCTCCTAGGCAAGACCAATGAAGCATTGAAAATGCTTGAGCAGGCGCTAGAGTTTGCCGAGGACTCGGGAGAGAAAGCTTCCCCAATAGCAGACATCCTAATCCGCATGCGACCTCTCCACGCCACGCTCGGCGACACACAGAGTGCTTCCGACGTTCAACAGAGAACTCTCAACATCCTCTTAAAAAGCTATGGCCCTAGCCATCTCGACGCGCTCATTGTCTGCGACGACATCAACACACCCCCATCCAGTCCTGAAAAAATCACCTCTGAACTCGACCAAAAGTGA